In Leptolyngbyaceae cyanobacterium, a genomic segment contains:
- a CDS encoding transposase family protein: MTSILEHINKNPQETQRLIGVGYPELQQLIQNAEKLHQENQILSESKKTRIISGGGGRKPKLSTEEQRILTLVYLRQMTTFQLLGIQFGVSETTANDTFNYWLPLLMELLLCSLLEQVKKNFRL; encoded by the coding sequence ATGACTTCTATACTAGAGCATATAAACAAAAATCCTCAAGAAACACAACGATTAATTGGTGTGGGGTATCCAGAGCTACAACAATTAATTCAAAATGCCGAAAAATTACATCAAGAAAATCAAATTTTATCGGAATCAAAGAAAACTAGAATTATATCGGGTGGAGGTGGCCGTAAACCCAAATTATCTACAGAAGAGCAAAGAATTTTGACTTTAGTATACCTAAGACAAATGACCACATTTCAACTTCTTGGTATTCAGTTTGGAGTAAGTGAAACAACAGCCAATGATACATTTAATTACTGGCTACCACTACTCATGGAATTGCTACTCTGTAGTTTACTTGAACAAGTAAAAAAAAATTTCAGACTATGA